A genomic region of Ignavibacteriota bacterium contains the following coding sequences:
- a CDS encoding ATP-binding cassette domain-containing protein: protein MNKTILTAENISKQFTDKVGYKIHLLENISLSLMQNEFLTILAPKGSGKTSLLKIMAGLEKQSSGKIFTQENNIPFIPSLPSSFPWLNVFDNICFNSNLKKDEIDKIINLVGLAGYEDHFPHNKSEGFRFRISLGRALAVDPKLIVIDEPFNNLKDKTREEIYILLRKVYNETKISIVFGTTNITEAIFLSDNIHLMKKNPGEIIECVKVNFPAERNLDVIEKNEFKLLRNNIEETFKTNLTNKFYNFSV, encoded by the coding sequence ATGAATAAAACTATATTAACTGCCGAAAATATTTCTAAACAGTTTACCGATAAAGTTGGATATAAAATTCATCTTTTGGAAAATATTTCACTCTCGTTAATGCAGAATGAATTTCTTACAATACTTGCTCCCAAAGGTTCCGGAAAAACTTCTTTATTAAAAATAATGGCTGGTTTAGAGAAACAATCAAGCGGTAAAATTTTTACACAAGAAAATAACATCCCTTTTATTCCATCCTTGCCGTCGTCATTTCCTTGGCTAAATGTTTTTGATAATATTTGTTTTAATTCAAATCTTAAAAAAGATGAGATTGATAAAATTATAAATTTGGTTGGTTTGGCGGGCTATGAAGATCATTTCCCTCATAATAAAAGTGAAGGATTCAGATTTAGAATATCATTAGGAAGGGCATTGGCAGTTGATCCGAAACTAATTGTAATAGATGAACCATTCAATAATTTGAAAGACAAAACCCGTGAAGAAATATATATTCTTTTAAGAAAGGTTTATAACGAAACAAAAATATCAATTGTATTTGGAACAACAAATATTACGGAAGCAATTTTTTTATCAGATAATATTCATTTGATGAAGAAAAACCCGGGTGAAATTATTGAATGTGTAAAGGTTAATTTCCCTGCTGAAAGAAATTTGGATGTTATTGAAAAAAATGAATTTAAACTCCTTAGAAATAATATTGAAGAAACCTTTAAAACTAATCTTACCA
- a CDS encoding MBL fold metallo-hydrolase, with the protein MLKIKKFIFNPFQENTYLVWDFESMEAMVIDPGCYNENEESQIIEFIIKENLILKYLINTHCHIDHVLGNAFIKNKFNCTFFAPELDMPLLNNLMSQSELFGFKAAKSPTPDKFITEDLKLNLGENYFTFLFTPGHTAGEFSILFDNFCFSGDVLFLDGIGRTDLPGGDYNTLINSIIKKLLVLPDNTEVFPGHGDKTTIGYEKLNNPFLN; encoded by the coding sequence ATGCTTAAAATTAAAAAATTTATTTTTAATCCGTTTCAAGAAAATACTTATTTGGTTTGGGATTTCGAATCTATGGAAGCTATGGTTATTGATCCCGGATGTTATAATGAAAATGAAGAATCTCAAATTATTGAGTTCATAATTAAAGAGAATCTTATTCTCAAATATTTAATAAATACGCACTGCCACATTGATCACGTTTTGGGTAACGCATTTATAAAGAATAAATTCAATTGTACATTCTTTGCCCCGGAATTAGACATGCCGTTATTAAATAATTTAATGTCGCAATCGGAATTGTTCGGATTTAAAGCGGCAAAATCACCTACACCTGACAAATTTATTACTGAAGATTTAAAACTAAATTTAGGTGAAAATTATTTTACATTTCTTTTTACGCCGGGACATACAGCGGGGGAATTTTCAATTTTATTTGATAACTTTTGCTTTAGCGGAGACGTTTTATTTTTAGATGGAATAGGAAGAACTGATCTGCCTGGCGGTGATTATAATACCCTGATTAATTCTATAATTAAAAAATTACTCGTTTTACCTGATAATACCGAAGTATTTCCTGGTCATGGAGATAAAACAACAATCGGATATGAAAAACTTAATAATCCATTTTTAAATTAA
- the aroC gene encoding chorismate synthase: MRILTSGESHGKALSVIVEGFPSNIPLNKEYINDQLRRRQMGYGRGGRMKIETDEIEILSGIRFGKTLGSPISFNISNSDWKNWTELMSHTPIKNKVEKITIPRPGHADLTGISKFNFSDIRNSIERSSARETAARVAGSTIARKFLEEFGITVGSFVESIGNVYSKNNFAQKLFDNNLPEKFSAIDLANEADKSDVRVLDPEQETKIINKIKLAKKNGDTLGGNIVVVATGVPVGLGSYMFYDRKLDASIAFEFMSINAIKGVEIGTGFLSAGLFGSKSHDEITLNNDGFSRKTNRAGGIEGGISTGLPIIVRAAMKPIATLMQPIETVDLKSMTSMKARRERSDFVAVPACGVIGEAALAWVLAKFMLEKFGGDSLEETKANYKNYTKNLFHNIKKNFK; encoded by the coding sequence ATTAGAATTCTTACTTCCGGCGAATCTCATGGAAAAGCCCTATCGGTAATTGTTGAAGGATTTCCCTCAAACATTCCTTTGAATAAAGAATATATAAATGATCAGCTTAGACGCAGACAAATGGGTTACGGTCGTGGCGGAAGAATGAAAATAGAAACTGATGAAATTGAAATTCTATCCGGCATTCGTTTCGGAAAAACTTTGGGATCTCCAATTTCATTTAATATCAGTAATTCAGATTGGAAAAATTGGACAGAGTTAATGAGCCATACTCCAATTAAAAATAAAGTAGAGAAAATTACAATTCCAAGACCCGGACACGCAGACCTAACAGGAATAAGCAAATTTAATTTTAGTGATATTAGAAACTCCATTGAAAGATCTAGCGCAAGAGAAACTGCCGCACGAGTTGCCGGTTCAACAATTGCTCGGAAATTTCTTGAAGAGTTTGGAATAACGGTTGGTAGTTTTGTTGAAAGTATTGGAAACGTTTATTCAAAAAATAACTTTGCGCAAAAATTATTTGATAATAATCTGCCGGAAAAATTTTCGGCAATTGATTTAGCAAATGAAGCGGATAAAAGCGATGTTCGTGTTCTTGATCCGGAACAAGAAACTAAAATAATTAATAAAATCAAATTAGCCAAAAAAAATGGCGATACTTTGGGCGGCAATATTGTTGTTGTCGCAACCGGTGTACCTGTGGGACTTGGTTCTTACATGTTTTATGATAGAAAATTAGACGCGTCAATTGCTTTTGAGTTTATGTCAATAAATGCAATTAAAGGTGTAGAAATTGGAACGGGATTTTTATCTGCCGGATTATTCGGTTCGAAATCACACGATGAAATAACTTTAAATAATGACGGTTTCTCGAGAAAAACAAACAGAGCCGGCGGAATTGAAGGCGGAATTTCAACTGGATTACCTATTATTGTTAGAGCCGCAATGAAACCAATTGCTACTTTAATGCAGCCGATTGAAACCGTAGATCTAAAAAGTATGACTTCAATGAAAGCAAGAAGGGAAAGAAGTGATTTTGTTGCTGTACCAGCCTGCGGCGTTATTGGAGAAGCAGCTCTTGCATGGGTTCTCGCTAAGTTTATGCTTGAAAAGTTTGGCGGTGATTCTTTGGAGGAAACAAAAGCAAATTATAAAAATTATACAAAAAATTTGTTTCATAACATTAAGAAGAATTTTAAGTAA
- a CDS encoding Do family serine endopeptidase encodes MKSKNLFGKISLIIVGIVFGAILVTSADLVKLNLAENKTIGSPNSPVENLTLTNFNTAFVEVSEKVTPSIVSINVVSSIKEDPHKDLFNFPFNFPEFKNQDQDMRREGSGSGVIISKDGYILTNNHVVENASKVTIHLFDKRELEAEIIGRDPLTDLAVVKVNANDLPAAYLGDSDKLRVGEWVLAIGNPLSYLTSTVTAGIVSATSRNIGIMKDTYGIEDFIQTDAAINPGNSGGALVDLNGAVVGINSAIATSGFSATYIGYGFAIPINIAKTVAQDLIDNGEVSRGYIGVSIKEVDAATAKALGLEKPMGIIINDVIEDGAAASQDIVAGDVILEVDGKEVDKPNQLQSYIATKHAGTEVNLTLFRDGKKIKREVVLKAREKDKEESAKFVDLKKDKKKENNKIQEATIKDLGLTVQDLNDSALKKYKVKNGVIIKNVEPFSKASDQRLFAGLIITQVDKKNINSVNEFEDLINSKKGEAILLKVQNDEGTTMFIGLEIPKE; translated from the coding sequence ATGAAATCCAAAAATTTATTTGGTAAAATTTCGTTAATAATAGTCGGAATTGTTTTTGGTGCAATTCTAGTTACAAGCGCAGATCTTGTAAAACTAAATCTGGCAGAAAATAAAACCATTGGAAGTCCAAACTCACCTGTAGAAAATTTAACATTAACAAATTTTAATACTGCATTTGTAGAAGTCTCAGAAAAAGTTACTCCATCTATAGTTAGCATAAATGTTGTTAGTTCCATTAAGGAAGATCCGCATAAAGATCTTTTCAATTTTCCTTTCAATTTCCCTGAATTTAAAAATCAGGACCAAGATATGAGACGCGAAGGAAGCGGAAGCGGCGTCATTATTTCAAAAGATGGTTACATTCTTACAAATAATCATGTCGTGGAAAATGCTTCGAAAGTTACAATTCATTTATTTGATAAAAGGGAACTTGAAGCAGAAATTATAGGCAGAGATCCGTTGACCGATCTTGCGGTTGTAAAGGTTAACGCAAATGATTTGCCGGCTGCTTATTTAGGCGATTCCGATAAACTCAGAGTTGGCGAATGGGTTTTAGCAATAGGTAATCCGTTAAGTTATTTAACTTCAACAGTAACCGCGGGAATTGTAAGCGCAACAAGCAGAAATATTGGAATAATGAAAGACACATACGGTATTGAAGATTTTATTCAAACTGATGCTGCAATAAATCCCGGAAACAGCGGTGGCGCGCTTGTTGATCTTAACGGCGCGGTTGTTGGAATAAATTCAGCTATCGCAACAAGTGGATTCTCAGCAACTTATATTGGGTATGGTTTTGCAATTCCTATAAATATCGCAAAAACTGTTGCACAGGATTTAATAGATAACGGCGAAGTAAGTAGAGGATATATTGGCGTAAGTATTAAAGAAGTTGATGCGGCGACCGCAAAGGCATTGGGACTTGAAAAACCGATGGGAATAATAATCAATGACGTAATTGAAGATGGCGCGGCTGCAAGTCAGGATATAGTTGCCGGCGATGTAATTTTAGAAGTTGACGGTAAAGAAGTCGATAAACCTAATCAATTACAGAGCTATATTGCAACCAAACATGCCGGAACTGAAGTTAATTTAACATTATTCAGAGACGGTAAAAAAATCAAAAGAGAAGTTGTTTTAAAAGCTAGAGAAAAAGACAAAGAAGAATCAGCAAAATTTGTTGATCTAAAAAAAGATAAGAAAAAAGAAAATAATAAAATTCAAGAAGCTACCATTAAAGATTTGGGTCTGACTGTCCAAGATCTTAATGATTCTGCTTTGAAGAAATATAAGGTCAAAAACGGTGTAATTATTAAAAATGTTGAACCGTTCAGTAAGGCATCTGATCAGAGGTTATTTGCCGGACTAATTATTACACAAGTCGACAAAAAAAATATTAACTCCGTTAATGAATTTGAAGATTTAATAAATTCTAAAAAAGGAGAAGCCATTTTACTGAAAGTCCAAAATGATGAAGGAACAACAATGTTTATTGGTCTAGAAATTCCAAAAGAATAA
- the recO gene encoding DNA repair protein RecO — protein sequence MAEIVKNEALILKKINFGNSSLIIHLYTKEHGKISAIIKGAKSPKSKLGSKVDILNHVEIVYYNKDEKELQLITQVNLIEHFANLKSDLAKLKYAMSICELILKLVLEKDKNEKLYRGVIRILNLINDEQSDPILHFTQFLIFFIKEIGFELNFNTCSNCGSKLLETEQNAFSYNDGIICEKCNSEKISTYQFTKELFNLFVCLTSKSKSLSYKKKDLENIIFILERYLIFHNSEFSGIKSLQIL from the coding sequence ATGGCAGAAATAGTAAAAAATGAAGCCCTAATTTTAAAGAAAATAAATTTCGGCAATTCCAGTTTAATTATTCATTTATATACCAAAGAACACGGCAAAATTTCCGCAATAATCAAAGGAGCAAAAAGTCCAAAATCAAAATTAGGCAGTAAGGTAGATATTCTTAACCACGTTGAAATTGTGTATTATAATAAAGATGAAAAAGAACTTCAGCTTATTACTCAAGTAAATTTAATAGAACATTTTGCCAATTTAAAATCCGATTTAGCCAAATTAAAATATGCTATGTCAATTTGTGAGCTGATCTTAAAACTTGTTTTAGAAAAAGACAAAAATGAGAAATTGTATAGAGGTGTAATTAGAATTTTAAATTTAATAAATGATGAACAATCCGACCCTATTTTGCATTTCACTCAATTTTTAATTTTCTTTATTAAAGAAATTGGATTTGAATTAAATTTTAATACATGTTCAAACTGCGGAAGTAAATTACTGGAAACAGAACAAAACGCCTTTAGTTATAATGATGGAATAATTTGTGAGAAATGTAATTCTGAAAAAATAAGTACATATCAATTTACAAAGGAACTTTTTAATTTATTTGTATGTTTAACATCCAAAAGTAAATCACTTTCTTATAAGAAAAAAGATTTAGAAAATATAATTTTTATTTTAGAGAGATACTTGATATTTCATAATTCGGAATTTTCAGGTATAAAATCATTACAAATATTATAA
- the mtnA gene encoding S-methyl-5-thioribose-1-phosphate isomerase, with amino-acid sequence MSNFKSISIIENKLVLIDQTKLPLEEVYIITDDYERIAVAIERLEVRGAPAIGIAAAYAIALSYKNISTNNSDHFNNVYIRLFKTRPTAVNLFWALERMKKVYFQNKNSGEISNILMKEAKLIHQEDINMCENIAQNGIKIFSKKSNVLTHCNTGQLATGGNGTAFNVIKYGFENGNVNFVHVDETRPLLQGSRLTAFELSKIGIPFAINVDSASAFLMKNHEVDLVITGADRIALNGDSANKIGTYNLAVLCKYHNIPFYIAAPTSTIDKNCVSGDNIKIEFREKGELNSIKGKYITNNEYEVYSPAFDVTPGKLITGIITEKDLHNPPYNFKDI; translated from the coding sequence ATGTCTAATTTCAAATCAATAAGTATTATTGAGAATAAACTTGTTTTAATCGATCAGACTAAATTACCGCTTGAAGAAGTCTATATCATTACTGACGATTATGAAAGAATTGCTGTTGCCATTGAAAGGCTAGAAGTCCGCGGTGCGCCGGCAATTGGTATTGCAGCTGCTTATGCAATTGCTTTAAGTTATAAAAATATTTCAACCAATAATTCAGATCATTTTAACAACGTATATATCAGATTATTTAAAACAAGACCGACCGCGGTAAATCTTTTTTGGGCTTTGGAAAGAATGAAAAAGGTTTACTTCCAAAATAAAAACTCCGGAGAAATATCTAATATTTTGATGAAAGAAGCTAAACTAATTCATCAAGAAGATATTAATATGTGTGAAAATATTGCACAGAACGGAATAAAAATATTTAGCAAAAAAAGTAATGTTCTAACTCACTGTAATACCGGTCAATTAGCCACTGGCGGTAATGGAACCGCCTTTAATGTAATTAAATATGGTTTTGAAAATGGGAATGTTAATTTTGTTCACGTCGATGAAACCAGACCTTTATTACAAGGAAGCAGACTAACAGCTTTTGAATTAAGTAAAATTGGAATTCCATTTGCGATAAATGTTGATTCGGCATCAGCGTTTTTAATGAAAAACCATGAGGTAGATTTAGTAATAACAGGAGCTGATAGAATAGCTTTAAATGGTGATTCGGCAAATAAAATTGGTACATATAATTTGGCGGTTTTGTGCAAATATCATAATATCCCATTTTATATTGCCGCGCCTACATCAACAATTGATAAGAATTGTGTTTCAGGTGATAATATAAAAATTGAGTTTAGAGAAAAAGGGGAATTAAATTCTATTAAAGGAAAATATATAACAAATAACGAATACGAAGTATACTCACCGGCATTTGACGTAACTCCCGGAAAATTAATAACGGGAATAATTACCGAAAAAGATTTGCACAATCCGCCTTACAATTTTAAAGATATTTAA
- a CDS encoding sugar kinase, whose product MDLLVVGSVGLDYVETPFGKIENALGGAAVYISLTASYFTKPVKLIGVVGEDFPNEHIGMLENHMVDLEHLEIVKNGKTFRWGGKYHYDLNVRDTLYTDLNVFENFNPIVPEKSRENSFVILGNIQPSLQLSVIDQLKGNNYIICDTMNLWINNTLDDLKKVLAKTNVLIINDSEARLLSNEANLIKASRIIRDMGPEYLIIKKGEHGALLFHNQTVFSAPAYPLESIYDPTGAGDTFLGGFAGYLHSVIDRDFDTLKRAVIYGSAMASFCVEQFSTKGLEELDKLQIHDRFVEFRELSRFDDV is encoded by the coding sequence TTGGATTTATTAGTAGTTGGTTCCGTTGGTTTGGATTATGTAGAAACACCATTCGGCAAAATTGAAAATGCGCTAGGCGGAGCAGCCGTTTATATTTCATTGACAGCAAGTTATTTTACAAAACCCGTCAAGCTTATCGGCGTGGTGGGAGAAGATTTTCCAAATGAGCATATCGGTATGCTTGAAAATCATATGGTTGATCTTGAACATCTTGAAATTGTAAAAAATGGAAAAACATTTAGATGGGGCGGGAAATATCATTATGATCTGAATGTTAGAGATACGCTTTACACAGATCTAAATGTGTTCGAAAATTTTAATCCAATTGTTCCCGAAAAATCAAGAGAAAATAGTTTTGTAATTTTAGGAAACATTCAGCCTTCACTGCAGCTATCGGTTATCGATCAGCTCAAAGGAAATAATTATATAATCTGTGATACAATGAACCTTTGGATAAACAATACATTGGATGATCTGAAGAAAGTGCTGGCTAAAACAAATGTATTGATCATTAATGATTCAGAAGCCAGATTATTGTCAAACGAAGCAAATTTAATAAAGGCATCAAGAATTATTAGAGACATGGGTCCTGAGTATTTAATAATAAAAAAAGGTGAGCACGGAGCTTTGCTGTTTCACAATCAAACAGTTTTTTCTGCTCCGGCATATCCGTTAGAATCTATTTATGATCCAACCGGCGCGGGCGATACTTTCTTAGGCGGATTTGCAGGCTATTTACACAGTGTTATCGATAGAGATTTTGATACGCTTAAACGTGCAGTGATTTATGGTAGTGCTATGGCGTCTTTCTGTGTTGAACAATTCAGTACAAAAGGCTTAGAAGAGTTGGACAAACTTCAAATCCATGACAGGTTTGTTGAGTTTCGAGAACTATCAAGGTTTGATGATGTCTAA
- a CDS encoding phosphatase PAP2 family protein yields MRITKLLMLITAINLPFSSIYLCQNKIGIADSVCEISNDIELVANNNIEYFSRPLMFSANDWLVLSGITVGTGILISIDKEVQNKVRTNQSNFLDDFTLAGKYYGDVYGLIGIPLFVYGSGLIFENEELRTTGRILTESLIAAGITTTVLKVIIGRSRPKKNKGEFDFNFIEFKNINVSLPSGHSTVAFTISTVLSERIDNIYASIGLYGLASLTAFQRIYSNNHWLSDTILGATIGITAGKFFSNLENERKENSKEKISFRVLPYLNSSAMGLSLQIQF; encoded by the coding sequence ATGAGAATTACAAAATTATTAATGCTGATTACAGCAATAAATTTACCGTTTTCATCAATTTATTTGTGCCAAAACAAAATTGGCATTGCTGATTCTGTTTGCGAGATAAGTAATGATATTGAACTAGTCGCAAACAATAATATTGAATATTTTTCAAGACCGCTAATGTTTTCAGCAAATGATTGGCTGGTTTTATCCGGCATAACGGTCGGTACCGGAATTTTAATATCAATTGATAAAGAAGTTCAAAATAAAGTGAGAACCAATCAGTCTAATTTTTTAGATGATTTTACATTAGCGGGAAAATATTATGGCGATGTCTATGGCTTAATCGGAATTCCGTTATTTGTTTATGGAAGCGGATTGATTTTTGAGAACGAAGAATTACGAACTACGGGAAGAATTTTAACGGAATCATTAATAGCGGCAGGAATTACAACAACAGTTTTAAAGGTAATAATTGGCAGGAGCCGTCCCAAAAAAAATAAAGGTGAATTTGATTTTAATTTTATCGAATTTAAAAATATTAACGTGTCATTGCCAAGTGGGCATTCAACGGTAGCATTTACAATTAGCACGGTTCTTTCCGAAAGAATAGATAATATTTATGCAAGCATAGGTCTTTATGGTTTAGCTTCATTAACGGCTTTTCAAAGAATATATTCAAATAATCATTGGCTATCTGACACAATTTTAGGCGCAACAATAGGAATAACCGCTGGAAAGTTTTTTTCTAATCTTGAAAATGAAAGAAAAGAAAATTCAAAAGAAAAAATAAGTTTTCGAGTTTTACCTTATTTAAACTCCTCAGCAATGGGACTTTCATTGCAAATTCAATTCTGA
- a CDS encoding NUDIX domain-containing protein: protein MKVVTSLIEAHIVRIIDKKVEFLLLKRSPEKKYPNIWQMVTGKIKANEKAYETAIREIKEETNLDIDELFIVPNINNFYNEIEDSITQIPVFVATVKDETKFKLSNEHVKFKWVSYKKSQKMLAWPGQKKSEKIIKDYFEKKYETLNFIKVK, encoded by the coding sequence ATGAAAGTAGTTACAAGTTTAATTGAAGCGCACATTGTAAGAATTATTGATAAAAAAGTTGAATTTCTATTGTTGAAAAGATCACCGGAGAAAAAGTATCCTAATATTTGGCAAATGGTAACCGGTAAGATTAAAGCTAATGAAAAAGCTTATGAAACCGCAATTCGCGAAATAAAGGAAGAAACAAATTTAGATATTGATGAATTATTTATTGTGCCGAATATAAATAATTTCTATAATGAAATTGAAGATTCAATAACTCAAATTCCCGTTTTTGTCGCTACTGTAAAAGATGAAACAAAGTTTAAGTTATCAAATGAACATGTAAAATTTAAATGGGTTAGTTATAAAAAATCACAAAAAATGCTCGCATGGCCAGGACAAAAAAAATCGGAAAAAATTATTAAAGATTATTTTGAAAAAAAATACGAAACATTGAATTTTATTAAAGTCAAATAA
- a CDS encoding ABC transporter permease, translating into MEILLVALSSLRANKLRSLLTILGIIVGIFSIITISTVVSMLQNSIEEGVSQLGQTTFQIQKYPAMMDRGERDKYRNRKDLTVDEYYALRDRLQGEAEAVGVEQWEWGKLFTYENKKTNPNVQIVGCTPEAFPNNKWIAESGRSFNYNDVNSYDKCIVLGKTLAETLFGDLNPIGQEVKVDNKKLKVIGVLEKQATSFGNDKDNFGAIPITTFQNFYGKYEESVNITVSSFSKADYNELIEKAVGYFRTIRKVPPGEDEDFAIFSNESVLNDINNMTAGVKIGAYVIALIALLAAGIGIMNIMLVSVTERTREIGIRKAIGAKRNNILMQFLIESVVLSLFGGIIGIIIGLIVGNLAGSAIGGEFSIPMDWVAIGVLLCVLVGVGFGTYPAYKAANLDPIEALRYE; encoded by the coding sequence ATGGAAATATTATTAGTAGCTTTGAGCTCTTTAAGAGCTAACAAGTTGAGATCACTCTTAACAATTTTAGGAATTATTGTTGGCATCTTTTCAATTATAACAATCAGTACTGTAGTTTCTATGCTTCAAAATAGTATTGAGGAAGGCGTTTCTCAATTAGGACAAACGACATTTCAAATTCAAAAATACCCCGCAATGATGGATAGAGGTGAACGAGATAAATATAGAAATAGAAAAGATTTAACGGTTGATGAATATTATGCACTGAGAGATAGACTGCAGGGAGAAGCTGAAGCTGTAGGCGTTGAACAATGGGAATGGGGAAAATTGTTTACTTATGAAAATAAAAAGACAAATCCGAATGTCCAGATTGTTGGATGCACGCCGGAAGCCTTTCCAAATAACAAATGGATTGCCGAATCAGGCAGAAGTTTCAATTATAATGATGTAAATAGTTACGATAAATGTATTGTGCTTGGAAAAACATTAGCTGAAACTTTATTTGGCGATCTCAATCCAATTGGACAGGAAGTAAAAGTAGATAACAAAAAACTAAAAGTTATTGGTGTATTAGAAAAACAGGCAACTTCTTTTGGAAATGATAAAGATAATTTTGGCGCAATTCCGATTACAACTTTTCAAAATTTTTACGGAAAATATGAAGAGAGTGTTAATATTACTGTAAGCTCATTCTCAAAAGCCGATTATAATGAACTTATAGAAAAAGCAGTTGGATATTTTAGAACAATAAGAAAAGTTCCACCGGGAGAAGATGAAGATTTTGCAATATTTTCAAACGAATCAGTTTTAAATGATATTAACAATATGACCGCGGGTGTAAAAATTGGCGCATATGTTATTGCTTTAATCGCGCTGCTTGCCGCCGGAATCGGAATTATGAACATTATGCTTGTTTCAGTTACTGAACGCACAAGAGAAATTGGAATACGAAAAGCAATTGGAGCTAAAAGAAATAATATTCTCATGCAGTTTTTAATTGAGTCCGTTGTACTTTCTTTATTTGGCGGAATTATTGGAATTATAATTGGTTTAATTGTTGGAAATTTAGCCGGCTCAGCTATTGGAGGTGAATTTTCAATTCCAATGGATTGGGTAGCAATTGGAGTTTTACTTTGTGTACTTGTTGGAGTTGGGTTTGGAACTTATCCTGCATACAAAGCGGCAAATTTAGACCCGATTGAAGCGTTAAGATATGAGTAA
- a CDS encoding ABC transporter permease, whose amino-acid sequence MSNFLFELKEGLIIAFNAIRANKIRSILTTLGIVIGVASVVLMSTAIKGIDESFQSSATSIMGTDNIFIDKWAWFGTIPWWELRSRPDIDMDEFHKFKNQAVLPIAVSPRSIRREAATLKDIVVEGCFIVGTNQDYIKTTDLKFTEGRFFSEIESNAGRRVCVIGGEIADKLFPQGNGVNQVIKIGGKKYQVLGINDKQGSFLFGDFNPDNMIYIPIGAMFKDFQNRRWGGGISICVRAPNNQSVAAVKEESISIMRRIRGLKYSDEDNFSINQQDVLLDMINQQVGVIQIAGLFITGLALFVGAIGIMNIMFVSVKERTREIGIRKAIGAKKRTILGQFLTESAAICLIGGIIGLFIAVLGAKIIEQYNFPVSVQVDAVVIAIGISLLTGVLSGIAPAWTAAKMDPVEALRYE is encoded by the coding sequence ATGTCAAACTTTTTATTTGAGTTAAAAGAAGGTTTAATAATTGCGTTCAATGCAATTAGAGCAAATAAAATCAGATCAATATTAACTACATTGGGAATTGTGATTGGCGTTGCTTCAGTTGTTTTAATGTCAACTGCCATAAAAGGAATTGACGAGTCATTTCAGTCAAGCGCTACAAGTATAATGGGAACTGATAACATTTTTATAGATAAATGGGCTTGGTTCGGAACAATTCCTTGGTGGGAATTGAGAAGCAGACCGGATATTGATATGGATGAATTTCATAAATTTAAAAATCAAGCCGTTCTTCCAATTGCCGTTTCACCTCGTTCAATAAGAAGAGAAGCTGCTACTCTTAAAGACATTGTTGTAGAAGGTTGTTTTATTGTTGGAACAAATCAAGATTACATTAAAACAACCGATTTGAAATTTACAGAAGGCCGATTTTTTAGTGAGATTGAAAGTAATGCCGGAAGAAGAGTTTGCGTTATAGGTGGAGAAATTGCCGATAAACTATTTCCTCAGGGAAATGGCGTTAACCAAGTAATTAAAATCGGCGGGAAAAAATATCAAGTATTGGGAATAAATGACAAGCAAGGAAGTTTTCTATTTGGTGATTTTAATCCTGATAATATGATTTATATTCCGATTGGAGCAATGTTTAAAGATTTTCAAAACCGCAGATGGGGCGGTGGAATTTCAATATGTGTCAGAGCTCCAAACAATCAATCTGTTGCCGCGGTAAAAGAAGAATCGATCAGTATTATGAGAAGAATTCGCGGATTAAAGTACAGCGATGAAGATAATTTCTCAATTAACCAGCAGGATGTTTTGTTGGATATGATAAATCAGCAAGTCGGCGTTATTCAAATTGCGGGATTATTTATTACAGGCTTGGCATTATTTGTCGGTGCAATTGGAATAATGAACATTATGTTTGTTTCGGTAAAAGAAAGAACCAGAGAAATTGGAATAAGAAAAGCAATTGGCGCAAAAAAGAGAACTATACTTGGTCAATTTCTTACCGAATCAGCAGCAATATGTTTGATAGGCGGAATTATTGGGTTATTTATTGCGGTGCTTGGCGCTAAAATAATTGAACAATATAATTTTCCGGTTTCAGTGCAAGTTGATGCGGTTGTAATTGCAATTGGCATTTCTTTATTGACAGGCGTTCTCTCGGGAATTGCTCCTGCATGGACTGCAGCAAAAATGGATCCGGTTGAAGCTTTGAGGTATGAATAA